One bacterium genomic region harbors:
- a CDS encoding SDR family NAD(P)-dependent oxidoreductase gives MERALVTGGAGFIGSHLVDALAQAGMKVLVIDTLQTGTEKNLATALATGNVELVKADIRSDEAFQAILNFKPAAVFHHAAQASVRLSVENPAYDVSVNVEGTVRLLEAAKQAAVRNFIFASTGGAIYGEQEIFPASESHPSRAECPYGVSKRAGELFLEYYTRQSNIQATALRYANVYGPRQNAKGEAGVVAIFCGKLLEQKQLIVNGDGEQTRDFVYVADVVKANLLALHRQTGEKFAVFNVGTGIETSVNQITASLVKAFSDIFSTQPKSEILHGPAMLGEQRRSVIDHSRIKSQLGWSQTVTLDRGLLETLRSFHNVCF, from the coding sequence ATGGAGCGCGCTCTAGTTACTGGCGGCGCGGGTTTTATTGGCTCGCACCTAGTTGATGCTCTGGCTCAAGCCGGAATGAAAGTGCTTGTAATTGACACGCTGCAGACTGGCACGGAGAAAAATCTAGCGACTGCTTTAGCGACAGGCAATGTCGAACTTGTCAAAGCTGACATCCGCAGTGACGAAGCTTTTCAAGCAATATTGAATTTCAAACCTGCTGCAGTTTTTCACCACGCCGCTCAAGCTAGCGTGCGTTTAAGTGTAGAAAATCCAGCATATGATGTCTCTGTTAACGTTGAAGGCACGGTGCGACTACTTGAAGCAGCAAAACAAGCAGCGGTGCGTAACTTCATTTTTGCTTCTACGGGTGGAGCGATCTATGGGGAGCAGGAAATTTTCCCAGCCTCTGAAAGTCATCCCTCGCGTGCAGAGTGTCCTTACGGTGTAAGTAAGCGTGCCGGGGAACTTTTCCTGGAATACTACACACGGCAAAGTAATATTCAGGCTACCGCGTTACGTTATGCAAACGTCTACGGCCCACGCCAAAATGCAAAAGGTGAGGCCGGAGTCGTTGCAATCTTTTGTGGAAAATTACTCGAGCAGAAGCAATTAATCGTCAATGGTGACGGTGAACAGACTCGAGATTTCGTTTATGTGGCAGATGTAGTCAAAGCTAATTTATTAGCCCTGCATCGGCAAACGGGCGAAAAGTTTGCTGTCTTTAATGTTGGCACTGGTATCGAAACATCTGTTAATCAAATTACCGCCAGCTTAGTTAAGGCTTTTAGTGATATTTTTTCTACGCAACCTAAGTCCGAAATCCTTCACGGACCTGCAATGCTAGGTGAACAACGCCGTAGTGTAATCGATCATTCAAGAATTAAATCTCAACTCGGTTGGTCTCAAACGGTAACACTCGACCGTGGACTACTCGAAACCCTAAGAAGTTTTCATAATGTTTGTTTCTGA